In the Streptomyces marianii genome, one interval contains:
- a CDS encoding tyrosine-type recombinase/integrase: MDPHGIPIEAVAVYLKDLVAADGSPLTPRSYGMDLLRWWRYLWAFGIEWDRAVREDARDFMLWMRLADKPVRIHWRHRGKDPAEIPASSRTVRPEPGTPNPVTGKPSVGKKYAPSTRAHCETVLRSFYDFHLERNTGSLLVNPFPLVRSRRSARANAHHSPEKSYSNQRTGLYRPKVPKRIPRQIPEEKYTEVFAGLRSHRDRALLAFWVATGARAEELLTSTQSDAYVGEQTIGVIRKGSRAFQELPATRDAFVWLRLYQEEAWKKGVPRGRKRPLWWTLRRPWRPLQYDAARMMFNRANELLGANWTLHDLRHTATFLMLDDPDMPPVYVQHILGHKYLSTLDIYNRPTRDDIITAGLAHHARQQQRRENPPPAPPAPAYNPDSLNVLFGRPFS; the protein is encoded by the coding sequence GTGGACCCGCACGGCATACCGATCGAGGCCGTTGCGGTGTACCTCAAGGATTTGGTTGCAGCAGACGGCTCACCCCTGACTCCGCGCTCATACGGCATGGATCTGCTGCGTTGGTGGCGGTACCTTTGGGCGTTCGGGATCGAGTGGGACCGCGCGGTTCGGGAAGACGCCCGGGACTTCATGCTGTGGATGCGGCTTGCAGACAAGCCGGTGCGAATTCATTGGCGTCATCGAGGCAAGGACCCGGCAGAGATCCCAGCCTCTTCCCGGACCGTCAGGCCGGAACCCGGTACGCCGAATCCGGTGACCGGAAAGCCCTCCGTCGGCAAGAAGTACGCGCCAAGCACACGAGCGCACTGCGAGACGGTGCTGCGGTCGTTCTACGACTTCCATTTGGAGCGCAACACCGGATCGCTGCTAGTCAACCCGTTCCCTCTCGTCCGTAGCAGACGCTCGGCCCGCGCGAATGCGCACCACAGCCCTGAAAAGTCCTACAGCAACCAGCGCACCGGCCTCTACCGACCCAAGGTGCCCAAGCGGATCCCGCGGCAGATCCCCGAGGAGAAGTACACCGAGGTCTTCGCGGGCCTCCGCTCGCATCGTGACCGCGCTCTCCTGGCGTTCTGGGTCGCGACGGGGGCCCGCGCGGAGGAACTGCTTACCTCCACTCAGAGCGACGCCTACGTCGGCGAGCAGACCATCGGTGTGATTCGTAAGGGCAGCCGCGCTTTCCAGGAACTCCCTGCCACTCGCGACGCGTTCGTCTGGCTGCGCCTCTACCAGGAGGAAGCTTGGAAGAAGGGCGTCCCTCGCGGACGTAAGCGGCCGCTGTGGTGGACGCTGCGTCGTCCCTGGCGGCCTTTGCAGTACGACGCGGCCCGCATGATGTTCAACCGGGCCAACGAACTTCTGGGCGCGAACTGGACCCTTCACGATCTTCGGCACACTGCAACGTTCCTGATGCTGGACGACCCGGACATGCCGCCCGTCTATGTCCAGCACATCCTGGGCCACAAGTACCTGTCGACCTTGGACATCTACAACCGTCCCACCAGAGACGACATCATCACGGCCGGGCTGGCCCATCATGCCCGGCAGCAGCAGCGTCGGGAGAATCCGCCGCCGGCACCGCCAGCACCGGCCTACAACCCCGACTCTCTCAACGTCCTTTTCGGAAGGCCCTTTTCGTGA
- a CDS encoding ParA family protein encodes MASPTSGGEREKLVSKLPASLRQALKVRAAQLSTDLQDAVTDGIQAWRAHPEPLPAVDTAGAESFGTWLPEGLYDAFKQDCVTRGVSYIQGLAQAVALWLEQNPADDETAPTRRIIVCNQKGGVGKTAVTAGLAQALAEDPHELPGKTSDAVALAQAAARFGLRVLMVDYDPQGHLSHQLGLKAIPAGAESLITHMLNREQARTPLIDLTVAIDEARFGDRLRILPAAFDAFLLDSGLTMFRGPRHAALERALAPLEEHFDAIVIDSPPSLGLAMDAAIYYGRRRDGEKPGSSGLVIPVEAEDTSAQAYGMLINQVVSLTGDYDIEVDQLGLVVNKYDSRRGYIATSSLEKWKSLGTPPVLAVIGDLKEQREAVRLQRALLAYAPDSDQAHHMREIARRLT; translated from the coding sequence ATGGCATCTCCGACATCGGGAGGTGAGCGGGAGAAGCTCGTATCAAAGCTGCCCGCATCCCTCCGGCAAGCCCTCAAAGTCCGGGCAGCACAGCTCAGTACCGACCTCCAGGACGCCGTCACCGACGGCATCCAAGCATGGCGCGCCCATCCGGAGCCGCTCCCCGCGGTCGACACGGCGGGAGCCGAGTCGTTCGGAACCTGGCTACCGGAAGGTCTCTACGACGCCTTCAAGCAGGACTGCGTCACCCGGGGTGTCTCCTACATCCAAGGACTTGCCCAGGCTGTGGCTCTGTGGCTTGAGCAGAACCCTGCAGACGACGAGACCGCGCCGACGCGGCGCATCATTGTCTGCAACCAGAAAGGCGGGGTTGGGAAGACCGCCGTCACCGCCGGCCTCGCCCAGGCGCTCGCGGAAGACCCCCATGAGCTGCCGGGCAAGACGAGCGATGCCGTTGCGCTCGCCCAAGCCGCAGCAAGGTTCGGGCTTCGTGTCCTCATGGTCGACTACGACCCCCAAGGGCACCTCTCCCACCAGTTGGGCCTCAAGGCCATTCCCGCCGGGGCGGAAAGCCTCATCACCCACATGCTCAACAGGGAACAGGCGCGTACGCCTCTTATCGACCTCACCGTCGCCATAGACGAAGCGCGCTTCGGTGACCGGCTGCGCATCCTGCCTGCAGCATTCGACGCCTTCCTGCTCGACTCAGGCCTCACCATGTTCCGTGGCCCCAGGCACGCGGCGCTCGAACGGGCCTTGGCCCCACTGGAAGAGCATTTCGACGCCATCGTCATCGACTCGCCGCCCAGCCTCGGACTGGCCATGGACGCCGCCATCTATTACGGCCGGCGCCGCGACGGCGAAAAGCCCGGCTCTTCCGGCCTGGTCATCCCCGTCGAAGCAGAGGACACATCCGCCCAGGCCTACGGCATGCTCATCAATCAAGTCGTATCCCTCACCGGCGACTACGACATCGAGGTCGATCAACTCGGTCTCGTGGTCAACAAGTACGACTCGCGTCGCGGCTACATCGCCACATCCTCCCTGGAGAAGTGGAAGAGCCTCGGCACACCCCCCGTCCTCGCAGTCATCGGCGACCTGAAGGAACAACGCGAAGCCGTACGGCTCCAAAGAGCGCTCCTTGCCTACGCCCCCGACTCCGACCAGGCCCACCACATGCGCGAGATCGCCCGGAGACTGACATGA
- a CDS encoding M1 family metallopeptidase encodes MTAKHPTGMTGRTYLERGHPVTVTIAYSARPAPEITAPWLDFRWPGRRPAAGPRNVAVRRADGSIVVRPFRGLTRPKA; translated from the coding sequence GTGACCGCCAAGCACCCGACTGGCATGACGGGCCGCACCTACCTGGAACGCGGCCACCCCGTCACGGTGACCATCGCCTACAGCGCGCGCCCCGCCCCGGAGATCACCGCACCGTGGCTCGACTTCCGCTGGCCGGGTCGGCGTCCGGCAGCCGGACCGCGCAACGTCGCCGTCCGCCGCGCCGACGGCTCCATCGTCGTCCGGCCTTTCCGCGGCCTGACCCGACCCAAGGCCTGA
- a CDS encoding GGDEF domain-containing protein → MPALTVLRQHPRTLLLTAAAVPLALAAVVDDVRVRRQLEAARRDQLTGLPCRDGLTAHGERQLTARRRADDLLVLVLDGNGFKAINDGYGHAAGDKVVITLAQRLRQWSTARQGLAARLGGDEFGAAVRLPREHFAQELAGLRAHMDRSVPYEGLLLPFTVSIGTSYAADLPGRPFGDVLRAADVSMYKVKTGEEPFPYLGTAADADTPSVNGRRPGRPGTHLPAAAAA, encoded by the coding sequence ATGCCTGCCCTGACCGTGTTACGGCAGCATCCCCGCACTCTTCTGCTCACCGCGGCCGCTGTGCCGCTCGCCCTGGCCGCCGTCGTCGACGACGTCCGCGTACGCCGCCAGCTGGAGGCCGCGCGCCGCGACCAGCTCACTGGCCTGCCCTGCCGCGACGGGCTCACCGCCCACGGCGAACGGCAGCTCACCGCCCGGCGCCGCGCCGACGACCTCCTGGTCCTGGTCCTCGACGGCAACGGCTTCAAGGCGATCAACGACGGCTACGGCCATGCCGCCGGCGACAAGGTCGTCATCACCCTCGCCCAGCGGCTGCGCCAGTGGAGCACCGCCCGCCAGGGCCTGGCCGCGCGCCTGGGCGGAGACGAGTTCGGCGCCGCCGTCCGGCTGCCGCGCGAGCACTTCGCCCAGGAGCTCGCCGGGCTGCGCGCGCACATGGACCGTTCCGTCCCGTACGAGGGTCTGCTGCTGCCGTTCACCGTGTCGATCGGCACCTCCTACGCCGCCGACCTGCCCGGCCGACCCTTCGGCGACGTCCTGCGCGCCGCCGACGTGTCCATGTACAAGGTCAAGACCGGCGAAGAGCCCTTCCCCTACCTGGGCACCGCGGCCGACGCCGACACCCCCTCGGTCAACGGCCGCCGACCCGGACGCCCGGGCACGCACCTGCCCGCGGCCGCCGCCGCGTGA
- a CDS encoding replication-relaxation family protein, with product MPADRIPDPAHEPRATAGQTPGDDLDQVPPAPSTGPSIAPSTATSAAGGVRAGQPRRRTSRDMFDNPSVSTPQAWKPTGRRRKEVLTALGIFQRATADQLWRMLRPGDRHDRITRDTLNALKGSGLVRVETRLESGHQLWVLTERGHKEARLLLPKHMRISALRKLEYDDDGRPKEADGYDEHAAAVTSTAAVLTGAGFGTPLSWQTEIAHKLPYGYTQYADLTMRAPDAGVPVMLLEVDRVTEPVDDLVAKLRRYTEWFELLAPKADPVKEKAARRQGAAVHDFRLWSRIYPPTGREGYPPIAFVFTGKTAAQRESRMLRLEEAGRPFLAGEPYPGAGITARDFNRSVPVVVTELERITADPLGAGGAVWRRLGRPDWQTLTDALDNPDGDRLHEMERQEAWRRQAEQEAAEREARRPVCPRCGQKFTDDRWNFVRQHPTQDNRELCGPCLNDHIERAQAERLARRQAEEEAAARAVAAANRPRGVFRRRR from the coding sequence GTGCCCGCCGACCGCATACCCGACCCCGCCCACGAGCCGCGCGCCACCGCCGGACAGACGCCCGGCGACGACCTGGACCAGGTCCCGCCAGCCCCCTCCACGGGCCCCTCCATCGCCCCCTCCACGGCCACTTCGGCCGCCGGAGGCGTCCGTGCAGGTCAGCCCAGGCGGCGAACCTCCCGGGACATGTTCGACAACCCTTCTGTCTCGACACCCCAGGCGTGGAAGCCGACCGGACGCCGAAGGAAGGAAGTGCTGACCGCGCTCGGTATCTTCCAGCGAGCGACCGCCGATCAACTGTGGCGGATGCTGCGCCCCGGAGACCGGCACGACCGGATCACGAGGGACACCCTCAACGCCCTCAAAGGCTCGGGCCTGGTCCGGGTGGAGACGCGACTGGAGTCAGGCCACCAGTTGTGGGTGCTCACCGAGCGAGGACACAAGGAGGCCCGACTGCTGCTGCCGAAGCACATGCGGATCTCCGCGCTGCGCAAGCTCGAGTACGACGACGACGGCCGGCCGAAGGAAGCCGACGGCTACGACGAACACGCCGCCGCCGTCACCTCAACCGCCGCGGTGCTCACAGGGGCCGGGTTCGGCACCCCGCTGTCCTGGCAGACCGAGATCGCCCACAAGCTCCCCTACGGCTACACCCAGTACGCCGACCTGACGATGCGCGCCCCCGACGCGGGCGTGCCCGTGATGCTCCTCGAGGTCGACCGCGTCACCGAGCCCGTCGACGACCTGGTGGCCAAGCTCCGCCGCTACACCGAGTGGTTCGAGCTCCTGGCGCCGAAGGCCGACCCCGTCAAGGAGAAGGCGGCCCGCCGCCAGGGCGCGGCCGTGCACGACTTCCGGCTGTGGTCACGGATCTACCCGCCGACCGGCCGCGAGGGCTACCCGCCGATCGCCTTCGTGTTCACCGGGAAGACCGCCGCGCAGCGCGAGAGCCGGATGCTGCGCCTGGAAGAGGCCGGCCGCCCGTTCCTCGCAGGCGAGCCCTACCCAGGCGCCGGGATCACCGCACGCGACTTCAACCGGTCGGTGCCCGTGGTCGTCACCGAGCTGGAACGAATCACCGCCGACCCTCTGGGCGCGGGCGGCGCGGTGTGGCGCCGCCTGGGACGCCCCGACTGGCAGACCCTCACCGACGCACTCGACAACCCCGACGGCGACCGCCTGCACGAGATGGAGCGACAGGAGGCCTGGCGCCGCCAAGCAGAGCAGGAGGCAGCCGAGCGGGAAGCACGACGGCCGGTGTGCCCACGATGCGGCCAGAAGTTCACCGACGACCGCTGGAACTTCGTCCGGCAGCACCCGACACAGGACAACCGCGAGCTATGCGGGCCGTGCCTCAACGACCACATCGAACGCGCACAGGCCGAACGCCTCGCGCGCCGCCAGGCGGAAGAGGAAGCCGCCGCCCGCGCGGTCGCGGCCGCGAACCGGCCCCGCGGCGTCTTCCGCCGGCGCCGCTGA
- a CDS encoding RapZ C-terminal domain-containing protein has translation MPLNPIMLTSFGYLHLPTDADGHPVPPTADRIEDVRERLRDPAAARDILDLDGRDPRVQAVVLATPGATELLDNLTAYALLPAGPRHIAIGCAGGKHRACALVELLAQRLLQRDVPVAVEHRHAHLPRVLKASR, from the coding sequence GTGCCCCTGAACCCGATCATGCTGACGTCGTTCGGCTACCTCCACCTGCCGACCGATGCCGACGGACACCCCGTGCCGCCCACCGCCGACCGAATCGAGGATGTACGCGAGCGCCTGCGCGACCCGGCCGCCGCCCGCGACATCCTGGACCTGGACGGCCGCGACCCCCGCGTCCAGGCCGTCGTCCTCGCCACTCCCGGCGCCACCGAGCTGCTCGACAACCTCACCGCCTATGCCCTGCTCCCCGCCGGCCCCCGCCACATCGCGATCGGGTGCGCAGGCGGGAAGCACCGAGCATGCGCACTTGTCGAACTGCTCGCCCAGCGCCTGCTGCAGCGCGACGTCCCGGTCGCCGTCGAACACCGCCACGCCCACCTCCCGCGCGTCCTCAAGGCCAGCCGGTGA
- a CDS encoding tyrosine-type recombinase/integrase — protein sequence MVGARLLLSWLETFSGETWQERWNAAPASASYDNWQQGILAWASTLGRSPSRTALRSGLLALICADVIRPSMEWLAGNSSRYLRPAIAASRDPTGFARLASDASGHDRANRNSSEAYKFIAQIVAAYGGGVDDIVVGDLLTHPKLLAGSSGKAVRLAYTWLRNRGQFPPDAPVTLNHVAVRTGQLRPAELIDRYKLRCRPVRDLLVDYLTERQPSLDYTSLRTLARELGGLFWADLEHHHPGIDTLRLPKDVSDAWKVRIAVKTTRRRRPDGTIRTTIEPRESAPAVKISVRAFYLDIAEWALDEPERWGHWAAPCPVSEAELAKKKHEQRKKSRSDQRTRERLPVLPVIVQTAERLLKEATARLRTIESAPLGSAVDFRGETFFLPASSSRTDGKPGRVRDINGTSRDIRGEEKRAFFAWATIEILRHTGIRIEELQELSHHSIIRYKLPTTGETVPLLQIAPSKTDKERLLLINPELADVLSAVISRARQPDGIIPSIQTYDAHERVWNAPMPILFQWAVSGEHRAISYGTIRRALDETLEASGLTDKTGMPLIFRPHDFRRIFITDAIMNGLPPHIAQVIAGHDSLTSTMGYAAIYPAEAIEAHRAFIARRRQVRPAEEYRTVTSEEWDEFLGHFERRKLALGECGRAYGTECSHEHACVRCPVLITSPTERPRLIEIRDNLRDRISEAEREGWLGEAEGLRVSLTAADEKITQLDTRQERKKSPIFLGVPSFDQVVGRAC from the coding sequence ATGGTCGGAGCCCGTCTGCTGCTGAGCTGGCTGGAGACATTCTCCGGCGAGACCTGGCAGGAACGGTGGAACGCCGCTCCTGCCTCGGCTTCCTACGACAACTGGCAGCAAGGCATCCTGGCCTGGGCGTCTACCCTCGGCAGGAGCCCCAGCCGTACTGCGCTCAGGTCTGGCCTGCTGGCTTTGATTTGTGCGGATGTCATCCGCCCCAGCATGGAATGGTTGGCCGGGAATTCATCGAGATACCTGCGGCCCGCTATTGCTGCTTCCCGCGACCCCACTGGATTTGCCCGCTTGGCAAGTGACGCCTCTGGACACGACCGGGCCAACCGCAACAGCTCAGAAGCGTATAAGTTCATCGCCCAAATCGTCGCCGCTTACGGCGGCGGCGTCGACGACATTGTCGTAGGCGACCTGCTGACTCATCCGAAGCTGCTTGCGGGGTCAAGCGGCAAGGCAGTACGTCTCGCCTACACCTGGCTCCGGAACCGGGGCCAATTCCCTCCTGATGCCCCCGTCACCCTCAACCACGTGGCTGTCCGCACGGGACAGCTGCGACCAGCCGAGCTCATAGATCGATACAAGCTGCGCTGCCGACCCGTTCGTGATCTCTTGGTCGATTACCTCACCGAACGCCAGCCCAGCCTCGATTACACCAGTCTCAGGACCCTCGCTCGCGAACTGGGCGGTCTCTTCTGGGCTGATCTCGAACACCACCACCCCGGCATCGACACCCTTCGACTACCGAAGGATGTGAGCGACGCCTGGAAAGTACGCATCGCAGTGAAGACCACACGCCGGCGTCGCCCTGACGGCACCATCCGAACAACGATCGAACCCCGCGAGAGCGCACCGGCCGTCAAGATTTCGGTGCGCGCCTTCTATCTGGACATCGCGGAGTGGGCCCTCGACGAGCCCGAACGATGGGGGCACTGGGCTGCACCATGCCCGGTCAGCGAAGCAGAGTTGGCAAAAAAGAAGCATGAGCAACGGAAGAAGTCCAGGTCGGACCAGCGCACCCGTGAACGTCTGCCTGTATTACCCGTTATTGTCCAAACAGCTGAACGACTCCTCAAAGAAGCCACTGCGCGTCTCCGAACTATTGAATCGGCTCCCTTGGGCTCCGCCGTCGACTTTCGCGGGGAAACCTTCTTCCTCCCCGCGTCCTCCAGCCGCACCGACGGAAAACCAGGACGTGTTCGGGACATCAACGGAACCAGCCGGGACATCCGCGGTGAAGAGAAGCGTGCGTTCTTCGCGTGGGCAACGATCGAAATCCTGCGCCATACAGGAATCCGGATTGAGGAGCTCCAAGAACTCAGCCATCACAGCATCATCCGCTACAAGCTCCCCACCACCGGCGAGACGGTCCCCCTCCTCCAGATCGCGCCGTCAAAGACCGACAAGGAGCGACTGCTGCTCATCAACCCAGAACTTGCCGACGTTCTGAGCGCAGTCATCAGTCGCGCCCGTCAACCCGACGGGATTATTCCATCAATCCAAACATACGACGCACATGAAAGGGTCTGGAACGCTCCGATGCCCATCCTCTTCCAGTGGGCTGTCAGTGGCGAACACAGAGCCATTTCATATGGCACCATCCGCAGGGCCTTGGACGAAACCCTCGAAGCATCCGGACTCACAGACAAAACCGGAATGCCGCTGATTTTTCGGCCGCACGACTTCCGAAGGATCTTCATCACCGACGCCATCATGAACGGCCTGCCGCCCCATATCGCCCAAGTTATCGCAGGACATGACAGCCTCACGAGCACGATGGGCTACGCCGCCATTTACCCTGCCGAAGCCATCGAGGCGCACCGCGCTTTCATCGCTCGCCGTCGCCAGGTACGGCCTGCCGAAGAGTACCGCACAGTCACGTCAGAGGAATGGGATGAATTCCTCGGCCATTTCGAAAGAAGGAAACTCGCCCTCGGGGAGTGCGGGCGAGCCTACGGAACCGAGTGCAGTCACGAGCATGCGTGCGTCCGCTGCCCTGTGCTCATCACCAGCCCTACCGAACGTCCGCGACTGATTGAAATCCGGGACAACTTGCGAGACCGCATCTCCGAAGCAGAGCGTGAAGGATGGCTGGGAGAAGCAGAAGGACTACGGGTCAGCCTCACCGCCGCCGACGAAAAGATCACCCAACTGGACACCAGGCAAGAACGGAAGAAATCTCCAATATTCCTTGGAGTCCCCTCGTTCGATCAGGTAGTTGGACGCGCGTGCTGA
- a CDS encoding Pycsar system effector family protein yields the protein MLAFNGAVIAGLFGAADKQLPLPCRAAGGIAIVALAASAVLLLLVVRPRLAGADRASFPYWARHDAQRIRAEMCEDRRPDRIRVLSQIALRKFVGLRRAIDLSLAAIAFVVFAALAAL from the coding sequence CTGCTGGCCTTCAACGGCGCGGTCATCGCGGGCCTGTTCGGGGCCGCCGACAAGCAGCTGCCGCTGCCGTGCCGCGCCGCCGGCGGAATCGCCATCGTGGCGCTGGCCGCATCCGCGGTCTTACTCCTGCTGGTCGTCCGCCCCCGCCTCGCAGGCGCAGACCGCGCCAGCTTCCCCTACTGGGCACGCCACGACGCGCAGCGGATCCGCGCGGAGATGTGCGAAGACCGCCGACCGGACCGCATCCGCGTCCTGTCCCAGATCGCCCTGCGCAAGTTCGTGGGGCTGCGGCGGGCCATCGACCTCTCGCTGGCCGCCATCGCCTTCGTCGTCTTCGCCGCCCTGGCCGCGCTGTAG
- a CDS encoding DUF6292 family protein, which yields MTRDSNLKDDLDSAIGHYMTSVAAKLLDEGLPVKSLHAYGHYDDITQPDTDDVEGGIDFGSAFQRRVFPDGEVGLHWSATSGWCLFLIPNSGGGGLYDGARWLGAGLLPSPERVAAFVSSAQLDARSAGSAERPFYRTPREDLHELLKRLEEFAPEGEFSSHNYEYRFRSLQGQAYRRRVIDALLSGEDAIVDLPIRRSELQAVLHLIDYAEAADSAMRGPEDFVVPVVADLTHRIGNGYGSVLENQRALEHAQEVQRRIEEHRRKKDLEGE from the coding sequence ATGACACGCGACTCGAACCTCAAGGACGACCTTGACTCCGCTATCGGCCACTACATGACGTCTGTTGCCGCGAAGCTCTTAGACGAGGGGCTTCCGGTGAAGTCCCTCCACGCGTACGGCCACTACGACGACATCACCCAGCCGGATACCGATGACGTCGAAGGTGGGATCGACTTCGGCTCCGCCTTTCAGCGACGCGTTTTCCCGGACGGGGAGGTAGGGCTCCACTGGTCGGCCACGTCGGGCTGGTGTCTGTTCCTCATCCCGAACAGCGGCGGTGGTGGGCTGTATGACGGAGCGCGTTGGCTGGGTGCCGGCCTGCTGCCCTCGCCTGAGCGGGTGGCTGCGTTCGTGTCCTCCGCTCAACTGGACGCCCGCAGTGCCGGCAGTGCGGAGCGGCCCTTCTACCGCACTCCCAGGGAGGACCTCCACGAGCTGCTCAAGCGGCTGGAGGAATTCGCGCCGGAAGGCGAGTTCAGCAGCCACAACTACGAGTACCGCTTCAGGTCGCTGCAGGGCCAGGCATACCGGCGGCGTGTGATCGATGCCTTGCTGTCCGGGGAGGATGCGATCGTCGACCTGCCGATCCGGCGCAGCGAGCTGCAGGCCGTGCTCCACTTGATCGACTACGCCGAAGCAGCCGACTCCGCGATGCGGGGCCCGGAGGACTTCGTGGTGCCGGTCGTTGCCGACCTGACGCATCGGATAGGGAACGGCTACGGCAGCGTGCTGGAGAACCAGCGGGCCCTTGAGCATGCTCAGGAGGTACAGCGGCGGATCGAGGAGCACCGCCGCAAGAAGGATCTGGAAGGGGAGTAG
- a CDS encoding class I SAM-dependent methyltransferase — MEVIAVAGYGALSDVYEWLIGDDRLTPAKAAAVYYSDVVGSLPPNARVLDCACGTGQLAVGLASLGLDVVAADASDGMVRRTEKVADEQGVSLRALRASWDELPDHLEDSTFDLVFCVGNSLGHAEGAAGRLTALEAMSRLLNPGGRLVLHSRNWELVRSAGSRVDVRDRLIRRNDRDAVVSYYWQIEQRWEQEHFLEIVVAQIEPDGAVRACSERLSIWPYRYEELVAQLRSVGLTVQSTTFDPESDGYLVVASRD, encoded by the coding sequence ATGGAGGTTATCGCGGTGGCTGGTTATGGGGCGCTTTCCGACGTATACGAGTGGCTGATCGGGGACGACAGGTTGACCCCCGCCAAGGCAGCCGCGGTTTACTACAGCGATGTCGTGGGCTCTTTGCCGCCCAACGCACGCGTCCTCGACTGCGCGTGTGGAACCGGCCAGCTCGCCGTCGGTCTCGCGAGTCTTGGCCTTGACGTGGTCGCCGCAGACGCCAGTGATGGGATGGTTCGCCGGACCGAGAAGGTCGCCGACGAGCAGGGTGTCTCGCTTCGAGCCCTCCGCGCGAGTTGGGACGAGCTGCCCGACCACCTGGAGGACTCCACGTTCGATCTGGTGTTCTGCGTCGGCAATTCGCTCGGGCACGCTGAGGGCGCAGCCGGGCGCCTGACCGCACTGGAAGCGATGTCGCGGCTGCTGAATCCGGGCGGACGCCTTGTGCTCCACTCACGCAACTGGGAGCTCGTGCGCTCCGCCGGCTCACGGGTAGACGTCCGCGATCGACTCATCCGCCGCAACGACCGCGATGCGGTGGTCAGCTACTACTGGCAGATCGAGCAGCGCTGGGAGCAGGAACACTTCCTTGAGATCGTGGTCGCCCAGATCGAGCCGGATGGGGCAGTGCGAGCCTGCTCGGAGCGGTTGTCCATCTGGCCCTACCGGTACGAGGAACTCGTGGCGCAGTTGCGGAGTGTCGGGCTCACGGTGCAGTCCACCACCTTCGACCCAGAGAGCGATGGATACCTGGTGGTCGCCAGCCGCGACTAG
- a CDS encoding ParB/RepB/Spo0J family partition protein: protein MSKADSLGGSATFDAVAQPMSSRAASFAAFAGQASTPPASPTAGHNETPRVPVDQLAPNPYNPRAALAAIEEMADSLTGKGIIQPLTVVTRDAFLAAHPEHASDLMTADYVVVDGNRRLAGARLAGLDDVPVHVDDSLAEDADTLLETALTAAVQHEDLEPLDEARALQRLVEVHGSQRAVARALGKSSGWVTQRLALLNLTPELKKAVSEKTIPLDVARTVGQLPEQQQHSAAEQALTQRAAKKRERAKKTEQPASSRTDGTAHETPKAAAKQPAGATPDSDDELQALAHELRNRLTAGQVEKLIELLKA, encoded by the coding sequence ATGAGCAAAGCCGACTCTCTCGGCGGATCCGCCACCTTCGACGCAGTAGCCCAGCCCATGAGCAGCCGCGCCGCCAGCTTCGCTGCCTTCGCCGGACAGGCCAGCACACCGCCCGCAAGCCCCACCGCAGGCCACAACGAGACCCCCCGCGTTCCCGTCGACCAACTGGCGCCCAACCCTTACAACCCGCGAGCGGCCCTCGCGGCCATAGAGGAGATGGCGGACAGCCTTACCGGCAAGGGCATCATCCAGCCCCTCACCGTCGTCACCAGGGACGCATTTCTGGCGGCCCATCCCGAGCACGCCTCAGACCTCATGACGGCGGACTACGTCGTCGTCGACGGCAACCGCCGCCTCGCTGGCGCCAGGCTTGCAGGCCTTGATGACGTCCCTGTCCACGTCGACGACTCCCTCGCCGAAGATGCAGACACTCTTCTCGAGACTGCGCTCACCGCAGCCGTCCAACACGAGGACCTCGAACCCCTCGACGAAGCTCGAGCCCTGCAACGCCTGGTTGAAGTGCACGGCTCTCAGCGGGCGGTCGCCCGAGCGCTCGGCAAGTCCAGCGGCTGGGTCACCCAGAGGCTTGCTTTGCTCAACCTCACCCCCGAGCTCAAGAAGGCCGTATCCGAGAAGACGATCCCCCTGGACGTCGCCCGCACAGTCGGCCAGTTGCCAGAACAGCAGCAGCACAGCGCCGCCGAACAGGCACTGACGCAGCGCGCCGCCAAGAAGCGCGAACGAGCGAAGAAGACAGAGCAACCCGCGTCGTCCCGTACCGACGGAACTGCTCATGAGACACCTAAGGCAGCAGCGAAGCAGCCTGCGGGCGCAACGCCCGATTCAGACGACGAACTCCAGGCCTTGGCACACGAGCTGCGCAACCGTCTGACAGCGGGACAGGTAGAGAAACTGATCGAGCTGCTCAAGGCGTGA